The Neovison vison isolate M4711 chromosome 5, ASM_NN_V1, whole genome shotgun sequence genome includes a region encoding these proteins:
- the B3GNTL1 gene encoding UDP-GlcNAc:betaGal beta-1,3-N-acetylglucosaminyltransferase-like protein 1 isoform X3: MPTWFCSRAWFSHVGPFDEGGRGVPEDLLFFYDHLRKGGGVVRVDQSLLLYRYLPDAATHSVLETTIWTHRVCFLEERVLPRWAAFTIWNAGRQGRRLYRSLTAEARRKVVAFCDVDENKIRKGFYCHEDSQERPKPRVPILHFRAARPPFVICVKLDLTGGAFENNLRSLHLREGQDFLHFS, translated from the exons ATGCCGACCTGGTTCTGCTCCCGAGCATGGTTTTCCCACGTGGGCCCATTTGATGAAGGCGGGCGG GGTGTGCCCGAGGACCTGCTGTTCTTCTACGACCACCTCAGGAAGGGCGGCGGGGTCGTCCGCGTGGACCAGAGCCTCCTCCTCTACCGCTACCTCCCAGACGCCGCCACCCACTCTGTCCTCGA GACCACCATCTGGACCCACCGTGTCTGCTTCCTGGAAGAACGGGTCCTGCCGCGCTGGGCAGCTTTCACCATCTGGAACGCGGGCAGGCAGGGCCGCCGGCTCTACCGCAGCCTGACGGCTGAGGCACGACGCAAG GTGGTTGCCTTCTGTGACGTGGACGAGAACAAGATCAGGAAAGGCTTCTACTGCCACGAGGACTCTCAG GAAAGGCCTAAGCCTCGTGTTCCAATCCTGCATTTCCGAGCTGCCCGGCCGCCCTTCGTCATCTGTGTGAAGCTG GACCTCACTGGGGGTGCGTTTGAGAACAACCTGAGGTCGCTGCACCTGCGGGAAGGCCAGGACTTCCTGCACTTCAGCTGA